One genomic window of Biomphalaria glabrata chromosome 9, xgBioGlab47.1, whole genome shotgun sequence includes the following:
- the LOC106062179 gene encoding WD repeat-containing protein 31-like isoform X1 has product MNLMGKLFSKRSRSRSKSAGDGRFTRPDLVSVASEAAHGGCGDTKLTVSNCNVKLQHTDAIASVACYLPGLCLSGSKDMCVLLYNYNSQKVINRWQGHTGPVTKVCYGSSCKGVFSSSRDKTIKLWEIGNPNFKQDFVGHSLVVTAIHLNKDNSLLCSGSRDNSVKLWDVESATCIKTNSIAQNLVTDLKFIPESSLIVQTGEDKQVRAFDVRSLQPVFTLPSKQYIQMCCDVSSDGNYVVSSSNGFSGKGCEVTIWDIRCRKLVKELFGHQEAVEACLFLPGSNAGHVISASRDCTVKLWNVPTGVQETQCCFSGSGPLTSLAAYQDGSVLVGSFNQGIHLLTLKDQNFVQVMYF; this is encoded by the exons atgaatTTAATGGGAAAATTGTTCAGCAAacgaagtagatctagatctaaaagcgCCGGAGACGGCCG ctttacCAGGCCAGACTTGGTATCTGTTGCATCAGAAGCTGCACATGGAGGCTGTGGTGACACAAAGCTGACTGTGTCTAATTGCAATGTCAAACTTCAGCATACTGATGCAATTGCCAGCGTGGCCTGTTATCTACCAGGCTTGTGCCTATCAGGAAGTAAAGATATG TGTGTATTACTGTACAACTACAACAGTCAAAAAGTGATTAATAGATGGCAAGGTCACACAGGTCCTGTAACAAAG GTTTGTTATGGTTCATCTTGCAAAGGTGTTTTCAGCTCTTCAAGAGATAAAACTATTAAACTTTGGGAAATTGGAAATCCAAATTTTAAGCAAGACTTTGTTGGGCATTCTTTAGTTGTCACTGCTATCCATCTAAATAAAG ATAATAGTCTCTTATGCAGTGGTTCAAGAGACAATTCTGTGAAACTTTGGGATGTGGAATCAGCAACTTGCATCAAAACTAACAGCATAGCTCAGAATTTG gtCACAGACTTAAAATTTATACCAGAATCTTCTTTGATTGTACAGACAGGGGAAGATAAACAAGTAAG agCATTTGATGTTCGTTCCCTCCAGCCAGTTTTTACTTTACCGAGCAAGCAGTATATACAGATGTGTTGTGATGTTAGTTCTGATGGAAACTATGTAGTATCATCCAGCAATGGATTCTCCGGAAAAGGCTGTGAAGTCACG ATCTGGGACATACGTTGCAGAAAATTGGTGAAAGAACTTTTTGGCCACCAGGAAGCTGTAGAAGCCTGTTTATTTCTCCCAGGCTCCAATGCAGGACATGTTATATCAGCTTCCAGAGACTGTACTGTTAAGTTGTGGAATGTTCCCACAGGAG TTCAGGAGACACAATGCTGTTTTAGTGGAAGTGGACCGTTGACCTCTCTTGCTGCATACCAGGATGGAAG TGTTCTAGTTGGTTCTTTCAACCAAGGCATACATCTACTCACTTTAAAAGATCAGAATTTTGTCCAAGTAATGTATTTTTGA
- the LOC106062179 gene encoding WD repeat-containing protein 31-like isoform X2 — protein MNLMGKLFSKRSRSRSKSAGDGRFTRPDLVSVASEAAHGGCGDTKLTVSNCNVKLQHTDAIASVACYLPGLCLSGSKDMCVLLYNYNSQKVINRWQGHTGPVTKVCYGSSCKGVFSSSRDKTIKLWEIGNPNFKQDFVGHSLVVTAIHLNKDNSLLCSGSRDNSVKLWDVESATCIKTNSIAQNLTGEDKQVRAFDVRSLQPVFTLPSKQYIQMCCDVSSDGNYVVSSSNGFSGKGCEVTIWDIRCRKLVKELFGHQEAVEACLFLPGSNAGHVISASRDCTVKLWNVPTGVQETQCCFSGSGPLTSLAAYQDGSVLVGSFNQGIHLLTLKDQNFVQVMYF, from the exons atgaatTTAATGGGAAAATTGTTCAGCAAacgaagtagatctagatctaaaagcgCCGGAGACGGCCG ctttacCAGGCCAGACTTGGTATCTGTTGCATCAGAAGCTGCACATGGAGGCTGTGGTGACACAAAGCTGACTGTGTCTAATTGCAATGTCAAACTTCAGCATACTGATGCAATTGCCAGCGTGGCCTGTTATCTACCAGGCTTGTGCCTATCAGGAAGTAAAGATATG TGTGTATTACTGTACAACTACAACAGTCAAAAAGTGATTAATAGATGGCAAGGTCACACAGGTCCTGTAACAAAG GTTTGTTATGGTTCATCTTGCAAAGGTGTTTTCAGCTCTTCAAGAGATAAAACTATTAAACTTTGGGAAATTGGAAATCCAAATTTTAAGCAAGACTTTGTTGGGCATTCTTTAGTTGTCACTGCTATCCATCTAAATAAAG ATAATAGTCTCTTATGCAGTGGTTCAAGAGACAATTCTGTGAAACTTTGGGATGTGGAATCAGCAACTTGCATCAAAACTAACAGCATAGCTCAGAATTTG ACAGGGGAAGATAAACAAGTAAG agCATTTGATGTTCGTTCCCTCCAGCCAGTTTTTACTTTACCGAGCAAGCAGTATATACAGATGTGTTGTGATGTTAGTTCTGATGGAAACTATGTAGTATCATCCAGCAATGGATTCTCCGGAAAAGGCTGTGAAGTCACG ATCTGGGACATACGTTGCAGAAAATTGGTGAAAGAACTTTTTGGCCACCAGGAAGCTGTAGAAGCCTGTTTATTTCTCCCAGGCTCCAATGCAGGACATGTTATATCAGCTTCCAGAGACTGTACTGTTAAGTTGTGGAATGTTCCCACAGGAG TTCAGGAGACACAATGCTGTTTTAGTGGAAGTGGACCGTTGACCTCTCTTGCTGCATACCAGGATGGAAG TGTTCTAGTTGGTTCTTTCAACCAAGGCATACATCTACTCACTTTAAAAGATCAGAATTTTGTCCAAGTAATGTATTTTTGA